A portion of the Paenibacillus hamazuiensis genome contains these proteins:
- the hemL gene encoding glutamate-1-semialdehyde 2,1-aminomutase, producing MEKKQRADAKSANAFAEAKKYIPGGVNSPVRAFKSVGLTPLFMERGEGAIVYDIDGNSYIDYIGSWGPLIVGHAHPEVLEALRKTMEKGTSFGAPTELETLMAKLVIERVPSVEVVRMVNSGTEATMSALRLARGYTKRSKIVKFEGCYHGHADSLLIKAGSGVATLGLPDSPGVPESIAVNTITVPYNDLESVKLAFERFGEEIAAVIVEPVAGNMGVVPPGPGFLQGLRDITQRYGSLLIFDEVMTGFRVGLNCAQGLYGITPDLTCLGKVIGGGLPVGAYGGKREIMEMIAPSGPIYQAGTLSGNPLAMAGGYTTLQLLGRPGVYEELERLSARLEAGFAKNAKELGVPSTINRVGSMICPFFTDRQVVDYETAKQSDLQKFNRYFAALLDWGVSIAPSQFEGMFVSTAHTDELIDRTIEAHYEALKSL from the coding sequence ATGGAAAAAAAACAGAGGGCGGACGCAAAATCGGCCAACGCATTTGCCGAAGCGAAGAAGTATATTCCGGGTGGGGTTAACAGTCCCGTTCGGGCGTTCAAATCGGTCGGACTCACTCCCCTTTTCATGGAGCGGGGAGAAGGAGCTATCGTTTACGACATCGACGGAAACTCGTACATCGATTACATCGGCTCGTGGGGACCGCTGATCGTCGGCCATGCGCACCCGGAGGTGCTGGAAGCGCTGCGCAAGACGATGGAAAAGGGGACCAGCTTCGGCGCGCCGACCGAGCTGGAGACGCTGATGGCGAAGCTCGTCATCGAGCGGGTGCCGTCCGTCGAAGTGGTACGGATGGTCAACTCCGGCACCGAAGCGACGATGAGCGCGCTGCGCCTGGCCCGCGGCTATACGAAGCGCAGCAAAATCGTCAAGTTCGAAGGCTGCTACCACGGGCATGCCGATTCGCTGCTGATCAAGGCCGGATCGGGCGTAGCGACGCTCGGACTTCCCGACAGCCCGGGGGTGCCGGAAAGCATAGCGGTTAATACGATTACGGTGCCTTATAACGATCTGGAGTCGGTGAAGCTTGCCTTCGAACGTTTTGGCGAAGAGATCGCCGCGGTCATCGTGGAGCCGGTGGCCGGCAACATGGGCGTCGTTCCGCCGGGGCCCGGCTTCCTGCAGGGGCTTCGCGACATTACGCAGCGCTATGGCAGCCTGCTTATTTTCGACGAGGTGATGACCGGCTTCCGCGTCGGTTTGAACTGCGCGCAGGGGCTGTACGGCATTACGCCGGATCTCACCTGCCTCGGCAAAGTGATCGGCGGCGGCCTGCCGGTAGGCGCTTACGGCGGCAAACGCGAGATCATGGAAATGATCGCGCCGAGCGGCCCGATTTACCAAGCCGGCACGCTGTCCGGCAACCCGCTGGCAATGGCGGGCGGCTACACGACGCTGCAGCTGCTGGGCCGCCCGGGCGTTTACGAGGAGCTCGAACGCCTGTCGGCGCGGCTCGAGGCGGGTTTTGCGAAAAACGCGAAGGAGCTCGGCGTGCCGAGCACGATCAACCGCGTCGGTTCGATGATCTGCCCGTTTTTCACGGACCGGCAGGTGGTCGACTACGAAACGGCCAAGCAATCCGATCTGCAGAAGTTCAACCGCTACTTTGCCGCATTGCTCGATTGGGGCGTATCGATCGCGCCGTCGCAGTTTGAAGGGATGTTCGTGTCGACGGCACATACGGATGAGCTGATCGACCGCACGATCGAAGCGCATTATGAAGCGCTGAAGAGCTTGTAG
- a CDS encoding Crp/Fnr family transcriptional regulator, translated as MIEYLTKVSLFSKLNEAQLTAIADICTKKSFKAGTVLFNEKEPGNTFYVVFSGSVKIYTRSNSGEEKILSLFKSGDSFGELSLIDGKPRSASAQTLEDSVLIALTAPNFLELCKDHFDISLCIMQELCQRLRDTNQHVYDLTFLDARTRVIKNLIKLANKNGIRQGNLILIRMMLNYDELSQMAGVQKPILMQVMRDLNEKQILTFQGQEMRLDLTMLRG; from the coding sequence ATGATTGAATATTTGACAAAGGTTTCGTTGTTTTCCAAGCTGAACGAAGCCCAGTTGACAGCCATCGCCGACATTTGCACGAAAAAATCGTTTAAAGCCGGGACCGTTCTTTTTAACGAAAAAGAACCGGGCAACACGTTTTACGTCGTTTTCTCCGGCTCCGTCAAAATATATACGAGATCGAACTCCGGAGAAGAAAAAATATTGTCCTTGTTCAAATCCGGAGACAGCTTCGGAGAGCTGTCGCTGATCGACGGCAAACCCCGCTCGGCTTCCGCTCAAACGTTGGAGGACAGCGTGCTCATCGCGCTAACGGCCCCCAACTTTCTCGAGCTGTGCAAGGATCATTTCGATATCAGCCTGTGCATCATGCAGGAGCTTTGCCAGCGGCTCAGGGACACGAACCAGCACGTGTACGATTTGACCTTCCTCGATGCCCGGACCCGCGTAATCAAAAACCTGATCAAGCTCGCGAACAAAAACGGCATCCGCCAAGGCAATCTGATCCTTATCCGCATGATGCTGAATTACGACGAACTTTCGCAAATGGCCGGCGTGCAGAAGCCGATTCTGATGCAGGTAATGCGCGATTTGAACGAAAAGCAGATTTTGACATTTCAGGGCCAGGAAATGCGGCTCGATTTAACGATGCTGAGAGGTTGA
- the hemH gene encoding ferrochelatase: MKRRIGVLVMSYGTPESLDQVEAYYTHIRRGHPPTAEQLHELTSRYEAIVGGFFPLRENTNKQVAALEETLNRTYPDIEFVCYQGLKHASPFIEDGVQQIVSDGINEAVGVVLAPHYSVMSVGGYIKRAQEKADELGLKITFVKSYELHPKLIEALTIRVNKALGKFEGVPRDKVRVIFTAHSLPEQILQMKDPYPDQLLATSRAVAEKTGVTNWQFGWQSAGKTATPWLGPDILDILEKIRKEEQVENALICPVGFVSDHLEVLYDIDIEAQALARELGMHLERTESLNTDPLYMETLADVVHAQIERAG; encoded by the coding sequence GTGAAGCGTCGCATCGGCGTGCTCGTCATGTCGTACGGTACTCCGGAAAGCCTGGATCAGGTGGAGGCATACTACACGCATATTCGCCGCGGCCATCCGCCTACGGCGGAACAGCTTCATGAACTGACAAGCCGGTATGAGGCGATTGTCGGCGGTTTTTTCCCGCTGAGAGAAAATACGAACAAGCAGGTAGCCGCACTTGAAGAAACGTTAAACCGGACCTATCCGGACATTGAGTTTGTTTGCTACCAGGGGCTGAAGCACGCGTCCCCGTTCATCGAAGACGGAGTGCAGCAAATCGTCAGCGACGGCATAAACGAGGCGGTAGGCGTCGTGCTGGCACCTCATTACTCGGTGATGAGCGTCGGCGGCTACATCAAGCGGGCCCAGGAGAAAGCGGACGAATTGGGGCTTAAAATCACCTTTGTGAAAAGCTACGAGCTGCATCCGAAGCTGATCGAGGCGCTCACCATCCGGGTCAACAAAGCGCTCGGCAAATTCGAGGGTGTGCCGCGGGACAAAGTTCGCGTCATTTTTACCGCGCACAGCTTGCCCGAGCAGATTTTGCAAATGAAGGACCCGTACCCGGATCAGCTGCTCGCTACGTCCAGGGCGGTTGCCGAAAAGACCGGCGTAACGAACTGGCAGTTCGGCTGGCAAAGCGCCGGCAAGACGGCGACGCCTTGGCTCGGCCCGGATATACTCGACATATTGGAAAAAATCCGCAAGGAGGAGCAGGTCGAAAATGCGCTGATCTGTCCGGTCGGATTTGTTTCCGATCATTTGGAAGTGCTCTACGACATCGATATCGAAGCGCAGGCGCTCGCCAGGGAGCTCGGCATGCATCTGGAAAGAACGGAGTCGCTTAACACCGATCCTCTGTACATGGAGACACTTGCGGATGTAGTGCATGCGCAGATTGAGAGAGCCGGATAA
- the hemE gene encoding uroporphyrinogen decarboxylase: MNYNDTFLRACKKDQVDTLPVWYMRQAGRYDPEYRKIKEKYSLLEICEQPELAAEVTMMPVKKLGVDAAILYSDIMNPVASLGVKFDIVKNVGPVIENPILTAKDVAALQPINVEKDLSHIIKTIEILVRELKVPLITFAGAPFTIASYLIEGRPSKSYIRTKTMMYSEPEVWFALMDKLGDMVITYLRSHIAAGAKAVQLFDSWVGALAPHDFEKYVLPTITRIFEGLADLPQPKIYFPGVSSGELLPYLSRIQADVIGLDWRVSISEGLRRTGGKFAVQGNLDPYVLTAPMNVIEQQAKAIIDEGVRQPGFIFNLGHGLFPEASLDKLKELTSFIHEYSKDALARQSWNQKERSGV, translated from the coding sequence ATGAATTATAACGATACTTTCCTTCGCGCTTGCAAAAAAGATCAGGTTGACACGCTGCCCGTCTGGTACATGAGGCAAGCGGGACGGTACGACCCGGAATACCGCAAAATCAAAGAAAAATACAGCTTGCTCGAAATTTGCGAGCAGCCCGAACTTGCCGCCGAAGTGACGATGATGCCGGTGAAAAAGCTCGGGGTCGATGCGGCGATTTTGTACTCCGACATCATGAATCCGGTGGCATCGCTCGGCGTGAAATTCGACATCGTCAAAAATGTCGGTCCTGTAATCGAGAATCCGATCCTAACGGCCAAAGATGTAGCCGCACTTCAGCCGATTAACGTCGAAAAGGATTTAAGCCATATTATCAAAACGATCGAGATTTTGGTGCGCGAGCTGAAAGTGCCGCTTATCACGTTTGCCGGGGCGCCGTTTACGATCGCCAGCTACTTGATCGAAGGCAGACCGTCGAAAAGCTACATCCGTACGAAAACGATGATGTACAGCGAGCCGGAAGTGTGGTTTGCGCTGATGGATAAGCTCGGCGACATGGTCATCACGTACCTCAGATCGCATATCGCTGCCGGAGCGAAGGCGGTGCAGCTGTTCGACAGCTGGGTCGGGGCGCTGGCGCCGCACGATTTTGAAAAATACGTGCTGCCGACGATCACCCGTATCTTCGAAGGGCTGGCCGATTTGCCGCAGCCGAAAATTTATTTCCCGGGCGTCAGCTCGGGAGAACTGCTGCCGTACCTTAGCCGCATCCAGGCCGATGTCATCGGTCTTGACTGGCGAGTCTCCATATCGGAAGGCCTCCGCAGGACCGGAGGCAAGTTCGCCGTTCAGGGCAACCTCGATCCGTACGTGCTTACCGCACCGATGAATGTGATCGAGCAGCAGGCAAAGGCGATTATCGACGAGGGCGTCCGGCAGCCGGGATTTATTTTCAACCTGGGACACGGCTTGTTTCCGGAGGCTTCCTTGGACAAGCTGAAGGAGCTGACCTCGTTCATTCACGAATATTCCAAGGACGCGCTTGCCCGGCAAAGCTGGAATCAAAAAGAAAGAAGTGGTGTATAA